A DNA window from Mastomys coucha isolate ucsf_1 unplaced genomic scaffold, UCSF_Mcou_1 pScaffold21, whole genome shotgun sequence contains the following coding sequences:
- the LOC116100702 gene encoding olfactory receptor 52J3 — MTIHNNRSVSHPATFFLIGIPGLEEVHAWISLPFCCIYLVALMGNTMILVVIKTEHSLREPMFYFLAILSSVDLALSTTSVPRMLGIFWFDAHEINFGGCVAQMFLIHAFTGMEAEVLMAMAFDRYVAICAPLHYTTILTSRVLMGISICVVIRPALFICPMIYLIYRLPFCQAHVIAHSYCEHMGIAKLSCGDIHINAVYGLFVVSLFLLNLVLIGISYGYILRAVFRLPSQDARLKALSTCGSHVAVLCVFYIPSVFSFLTHRFGHNIPHYIHILVANLYLVIPPSLNPIIYSVRTKQIRERVLHLFTKR; from the coding sequence ATGACAATTCACAATAATAGGAGCGTTTCTCACCCAGCCACATTTTTCCTCATTGGGATCCCAGGTCTGGAGGAAGTCCATGCCTGGATCTCTCTGCCTTTTTGCTGTATTTATCTTGTGGCTTTAATGGGAAATACCATGATCCTGGTAGTTATCAAGACAGAGCATTCTCTCCGAGAGCCCATGTTCTACTTTCTGGCCATCCTTTCTTCAGTCGACTTGGCTCTTTCTACAACCTCTGTGCCCCGTATGCTTGGTATATTCTGGTTTGATGCCCATGAAATAAATTTTGGTGGCTGTGTGGCTCAGATGTTTTTGATCCATGCCTTCACTGGCATGGAGGCTGAGGTTCTCATGGCCATGGCTTTTGACCGTTATGTAGCCATCTGTGCTCCACTCCACTACACAACCATCTTGACATCTCGTGTATTGATGGGCATCAGTATATGTGTGGTAATTCGTCCAGCTTTGTTTATATGTCCAATGATCTATCTCATTTACCGCTTACCCTTTTGTCAAGCTCATGTAATAGCACATTCCTATTGTGAACACATGGGCATTGCAAAATTGTCCTGTGGAGACATCCATATCAATGCTGTGTATGGCCTTTTtgtggtctctctctttcttttgaacTTGGTACTCATTGGCATCTCATATGGGTACATTCTTCGCGCTGTGTTCCGCCTCCCATCTCAGGATGCACGGTTAAAAGCCCTCAGCACATGTGGTTCTCACGTTGCtgttctctgtgttttctatATCCCATCAGTCTTCTCTTTCCTCACTCATCGATTTGGACACAACATTCCACACTACATTCACATTCTTGTTGCCAACCTCTATTTGGTCATTCCCCCCTCCCTGAATCCCATCATTTACAGTGTGAGGACAAAGCAGATAAGAGAACGTGTTCTCCATTTATTCACTAAAAGGTAA